A genomic window from Nomascus leucogenys isolate Asia chromosome 10, Asia_NLE_v1, whole genome shotgun sequence includes:
- the ZSCAN18 gene encoding zinc finger and SCAN domain-containing protein 18 isoform X1 translates to MLPLEKAFASPRSSPVPPDLPTPGSAAGVQQEEPETIPERTPADLEFSRLRFREFVYQEAAGPHQTLARLHELCRQWLMPEARSKEQMLELLVLEQFLGILPDKVRPWVVAQYPESCKKAASLVEGLADVLEEPGMLLGSPAGSSSILSDGVYERHMDPLLLPGELASPSQAPGAGEIPAPSETPWLSPDPLFLEQRRVREAKTEEASPANTEQKLKSFPEEPQHLGEWGHLDPAEENLKSYRKLLLWGYQLSQPDAASRLDTEELRLVERDPQGSSLPEGGRRQESAGCACEEAAPAGVLPELPTEAPPGDALADPPSGTTEEEEEQPGKAPDPQDPQDAESDSATGSQRQSVIQQPALDRAAERLGTKRPHPEDGDGQSLEGVSSAGDSAGLEVGQGPGADELGLSRGKPYACGECGEAFAWLSHLMEHHSSHGGRKRYACQGCWKTFHFSLALAEHQKTHEKEKGYALGGARGPQPSTREAQEGAGADGPPESVEAEAVPAPPEAQR, encoded by the exons ATGTTGCCTTTGGAGAAGGCGTTTGCCTCCCCCAGGAGCTCCCCAGTCCCGCCGGATCTGCCCACGCCAGGGTCAGCAGCCGGAGTCCAGCAGGAAGAACCCGAGACCATCCCTGAGAGGACCCCTGCTGACCTGGAGTTCTCCCGCCTGCGTTTCCGGGAATTTGTCTACCAGGAGGCTGCCGGTCCCCACCAGACCCTGGCCCGTCTGCATGAGCTGTGTCGCCAGTGGCTGATGCCTGAGGCGCGCTCCAAGGAGCAGATGCTGGAGCTGCTGGTGCTGGAGCAGTTCCTGGGCATCCTGCCTGATAAGGTCCGGCCCTGGGTGGTGGCACAGTACCCTGAGAGCTGCAAGAAGGCAGCCTCCCTGGTGGAGGGCCTTGCTGATGTCCTGGAAGAGCCAG GGATGCTGCTGGGCTCCCCTGCGGGCTCATCCTCAATTCTTAGCGATGGAGTGTACGAGAGGCACATGGACCCTCTGCTGCTACCAGGCGAGCTCGCGAGCCCCAGCCAGGCCCCCGGAGCTGGGGAGATCCCGGCACCTTCTGAGACAC cctGGCTTTCTCCGGACCCCCTGTTTCTGGAACAGAGGAGGGTCAGAGAAGCAAAGACCGAAGAggccagccctgccaacaccgaGCAG AAGCTGAAGTCCTTTCCAGAGGAGCCTCAGCACCTGGGGGAGTGGGGCCACCTGGACCCTGCCGAGGAGAACCTGAAGAGCTACCGGAAGCTGCTCCTGTGGG GGTATCAGCTTTCCCAGCCTGACGCTGCCTCCAGGCTGGACACTGAGGAACTCCGGTTGGTGGAAAGAGATCCACAAGGAAGCAGCCTCCCAG AAGGCGGGAGGCGGCAGGAGAGCGCTGGGTGCGCCTGCGAGGAGGCCGCCCCCGCGGGGGTGCTGCCTGAGCTGCCTACGGAGGCGCCCCCTGGGGACGCCCTTGCCGATCCCCCGTCGGGCAccactgaggaggaggaagagcagcctGGCAAGGCCCCGGACCCGCAGGACCCCCAAGACGCGGAGTCCGACTCTGCCACCGGATCGCAGAGGCAGTCCGTCATCCAGCAGCCTGCCCTGGACAGGGCCGCGGAGAGGCTGGGAACCAAGAGGCCGCACCCCGAGGATGGGGACGGGCAGAGCCTCGAGGGCGTCTCCAGCGCCGGCGACAGCGCAGGGCTCGAGGTCGGGCAGGGCCCCGGGGCTGACGAGCTGGGCTTGTCCCGCGGGAAGCCCTATGCCTGCGGCGAGTGCGGGGAGGCCTTCGCGTGGCTCTCGCACCTCATGGAGCACCACAGCAGCCATGGCGGCCGGAAGCGCTACGCCTGTCAGGGCTGCTGGAAGaccttccacttcagcctggcCCTAGCCGAGCACCAGAAGACCCACGAGAAGGAGAAAGGCTACGCGCTGGGGGGCGCCCGGGGCCCCCAACCGTCCACCCGCGAAGCCCAGGAGGGGGCTGGGGCGGACGGGCCCCCAGAGAGCGTGGAGGCCGAGGCTGTCCCCGCACCCCCAGAGGCGCAGAGGTGA
- the ZSCAN18 gene encoding zinc finger and SCAN domain-containing protein 18 isoform X2: MLPLEKAFASPRSSPVPPDLPTPGSAAGVQQEEPETIPERTPADLEFSRLRFREFVYQEAAGPHQTLARLHELCRQWLMPEARSKEQMLELLVLEQFLGILPDKVRPWVVAQYPESCKKAASLVEGLADVLEEPGMLLGSPAGSSSILSDGVYERHMDPLLLPGELASPSQAPGAGEIPAPSETPWLSPDPLFLEQRRVREAKTEEASPANTEQKLKSFPEEPQHLGEWGHLDPAEENLKSYRKLLLWGYQLSQPDAASRLDTEELRLVERDPQGSSLPGGRRQESAGCACEEAAPAGVLPELPTEAPPGDALADPPSGTTEEEEEQPGKAPDPQDPQDAESDSATGSQRQSVIQQPALDRAAERLGTKRPHPEDGDGQSLEGVSSAGDSAGLEVGQGPGADELGLSRGKPYACGECGEAFAWLSHLMEHHSSHGGRKRYACQGCWKTFHFSLALAEHQKTHEKEKGYALGGARGPQPSTREAQEGAGADGPPESVEAEAVPAPPEAQR, from the exons ATGTTGCCTTTGGAGAAGGCGTTTGCCTCCCCCAGGAGCTCCCCAGTCCCGCCGGATCTGCCCACGCCAGGGTCAGCAGCCGGAGTCCAGCAGGAAGAACCCGAGACCATCCCTGAGAGGACCCCTGCTGACCTGGAGTTCTCCCGCCTGCGTTTCCGGGAATTTGTCTACCAGGAGGCTGCCGGTCCCCACCAGACCCTGGCCCGTCTGCATGAGCTGTGTCGCCAGTGGCTGATGCCTGAGGCGCGCTCCAAGGAGCAGATGCTGGAGCTGCTGGTGCTGGAGCAGTTCCTGGGCATCCTGCCTGATAAGGTCCGGCCCTGGGTGGTGGCACAGTACCCTGAGAGCTGCAAGAAGGCAGCCTCCCTGGTGGAGGGCCTTGCTGATGTCCTGGAAGAGCCAG GGATGCTGCTGGGCTCCCCTGCGGGCTCATCCTCAATTCTTAGCGATGGAGTGTACGAGAGGCACATGGACCCTCTGCTGCTACCAGGCGAGCTCGCGAGCCCCAGCCAGGCCCCCGGAGCTGGGGAGATCCCGGCACCTTCTGAGACAC cctGGCTTTCTCCGGACCCCCTGTTTCTGGAACAGAGGAGGGTCAGAGAAGCAAAGACCGAAGAggccagccctgccaacaccgaGCAG AAGCTGAAGTCCTTTCCAGAGGAGCCTCAGCACCTGGGGGAGTGGGGCCACCTGGACCCTGCCGAGGAGAACCTGAAGAGCTACCGGAAGCTGCTCCTGTGGG GGTATCAGCTTTCCCAGCCTGACGCTGCCTCCAGGCTGGACACTGAGGAACTCCGGTTGGTGGAAAGAGATCCACAAGGAAGCAGCCTCCCAG GCGGGAGGCGGCAGGAGAGCGCTGGGTGCGCCTGCGAGGAGGCCGCCCCCGCGGGGGTGCTGCCTGAGCTGCCTACGGAGGCGCCCCCTGGGGACGCCCTTGCCGATCCCCCGTCGGGCAccactgaggaggaggaagagcagcctGGCAAGGCCCCGGACCCGCAGGACCCCCAAGACGCGGAGTCCGACTCTGCCACCGGATCGCAGAGGCAGTCCGTCATCCAGCAGCCTGCCCTGGACAGGGCCGCGGAGAGGCTGGGAACCAAGAGGCCGCACCCCGAGGATGGGGACGGGCAGAGCCTCGAGGGCGTCTCCAGCGCCGGCGACAGCGCAGGGCTCGAGGTCGGGCAGGGCCCCGGGGCTGACGAGCTGGGCTTGTCCCGCGGGAAGCCCTATGCCTGCGGCGAGTGCGGGGAGGCCTTCGCGTGGCTCTCGCACCTCATGGAGCACCACAGCAGCCATGGCGGCCGGAAGCGCTACGCCTGTCAGGGCTGCTGGAAGaccttccacttcagcctggcCCTAGCCGAGCACCAGAAGACCCACGAGAAGGAGAAAGGCTACGCGCTGGGGGGCGCCCGGGGCCCCCAACCGTCCACCCGCGAAGCCCAGGAGGGGGCTGGGGCGGACGGGCCCCCAGAGAGCGTGGAGGCCGAGGCTGTCCCCGCACCCCCAGAGGCGCAGAGGTGA
- the ZNF135 gene encoding zinc finger protein 135 isoform X3, which translates to MELGARRRSVGCRCCGLCLAVRREQVTFEDVVVEFSQEEWGQLKPAQRTLYRDVMLDTFRLLVSVAHWLLKLNVISLLEQEAELQAVDSGLPQGVYPEIKGHFQFLLLSDLETRPKVKLSVLKQGISEEISNNVILVERFLWDGLWYCRGEDTEGHWEWSCESLESLAAPVAFTPVKTPVQEQWQRNGFGENVSLNPDLPHQPMTPQRQGPHMWGTSGKREKPDPNALQKTCVKEKPYKCQECGKAFSHSSALIEHHRTHTGERPYECHECGKGFRNSSALTKHQRIHTGEKPYKCTQCGRTFNQIAPLIQHQRTHTGEKPYECSECGKSFSFRSSFSQHERTHTGEKPYECSECGKAFRQSIHLTQHLRIHTGEKPYQCGECGKAFSHSSSLTKHQRIHTGEKPYECHECGKAFTQITPLIQHQRTHTGEKPYECSECGKAFSQSTLLTEHRRIHTGEKPYGCNECGKTFSHSSSLSQHERTHTGEKPYECSQCGKAFRQSTHLTQHQRIHTGEKPYECNDCGKAFSHSSSLTKHQRIHTGEKPYECNQCGRAFSQLAPLIQHQRIHTGEKPYECNQCGRAFSQSSLLIEHQRIHTKEKPYGCNECGKSFSHSSSLSQHERTHTGEKPYECHDCGKSFRQSTHLTQHRRIHTGEKPYACRDCGKAFTHSSSLTKHQRTHTG; encoded by the exons GAGCAAGTGACCTTTGAGGACGTGGTAGTGGAATTCAGCCAGGAGGAGTGGGGGCAGCTGAAGCCTGCCCAGAGGACCCTGTACCGTGATGTAATGCTAGACACCTTCAGGCTTCTGGTCTCTGTGG CACATTGGTTACTGAAGCTGAATGTCATCTCCCTGCTGGAGCAAGAGGCAGAGCTGCAGGCGGTGGACTCTGGACTTCCCCAAGGCGTGTACCCAG AGATTAAGGGACATTTCCAGTTTTTGCTTCTTTCAGACTTGGAAACTAGACCCAAAGTCAAACTGTCGGTTCTAAAGCAAGGCATCTCTGAAGAAATATCCAACAATGTCATCTTGGTAGAAAGATTCCTGTGGGATGGTCTGTGGTACTGCAGGGGTGAGGACACTGAGGGCCACTGGGAATGGAGTTGTGAGAGCCTAGAGAGCCTGGCAGCACCGGTGGCCTTCACGCCTGTGAAGACGCCTGTTCAGGAGCAGTGGCAGAGGAATGGGTTTGGGGAAAATGTAAGTCTGAACCCTGATCTCCCACATCAACCAATGACTCCTCAAAGACAAGGCCCCCACATGTGGGGAACAAGTGGAAAAAGGGAGAAGCCAGACCCAAATGCTCTACAGAAAACCTGTGTGaaagagaaaccctacaaatgtcaGGAATGCGGAAAGGCCTTTAGTCACAGCTCAGCACTTATCGAACACCACCGGACGCACACAGGAGAGAGACCTTACGAATGTCACGAATGTGGAAAAGGCTTCCGGAACAGCTCGGCACTTACCAAACACCAGAGAATCCACACTGGGGAGAAACCCTATAAATGCACTCAGTGTGGGAGGACCTTCAACCAAATTGCCCCACTGATCCAGCACCAGAGAACTCACACAGGCGAGAAGCCCTATgagtgcagtgaatgtgggaaatcctTCAGCTTTAGGTCCTCCTTCAGCCAGCACGAGCGAACTCACACAGGCGAGAAGCCCTACGAGTGCAGTGAGTGCGGGAAAGCCTTCCGGCAAAGCATCCACCTCACCCAGCATCTGCGAATCCACACTGGGGAGAAACCCTATCAGTGTGGTGAGTGTGGCAAGGCCTTCAGCCACAGCTCGTCCTTGACCAAACACCAGCGAATCCACACAGGGGAGAAGCCCTACGAGTGCCATGAGTGTGGAAAAGCCTTcacccagatcacaccactgattCAGCACCAGAGGACCCACACAGGAGAAAAGCCCTATGAGTGCAGTGAGTGTGGGAAAGCTTTCAGTCAGAGCACACTCCTGACCGAGCATCGGAGGATTCACACGGGAGAGAAGCCCTATGGATGCAACGAGTGTGGGAAAACCTTCAGCCACAGCTCCTCACTCAGCCAGCATGAGCGGACACACACAGGAGAGAAGCCCTATGAGTGCAGTCAGTGTGGGAAGGCCTTCCGGCAGAGCACGCACCTCACCCAACACCAGCGAATACACACAGGGGAGAAGCCCTATGAATGCAATGACTGCGGCAAGGCGTTCAGCCACAGCTCGTCCCTCACCAAACATCAGCGAATCCACACTGGGGAGAAGCCCTACGAATGCAACCAGTGTGGCAGAGCCTTCAGCCAGCTTGCTCCCCTCATTCAGCATCAGAGGatccacacaggagagaaaccctatgaatgtaaccAGTGTGGCAGAGCCTTCAGCCAGAGCTCCCTTCTCATCGAACACCAGAGGATTCACACCAAGGAAAAGCCCTATGGGTGCAATGAGTGTGGGAAATCCTTCAGCCACAGCTCCTCGCTCAGCCAGCACGAAAGGACGCACACTGGGGAAAAGCCCTATGAGTGTCACGATTGCGGAAAGTCCTTTAGACAGAGCACCCACCTCACTCAGCACCGGAGGATCCACACAGGAGAGAAGCCATATGCATGCAGGGACTGTGGAAAGGCCTTTACACACAGCTCCTCCCTTACCAAGCACCAGAGAACTCACACTGGATAA
- the ZNF135 gene encoding zinc finger protein 135 isoform X2, with amino-acid sequence MTPGLRVSTDPEQVTFEDVVVEFSQEEWGQLKPAQRTLYRDVMLDTFRLLVSVAHWLLKLNVISLLEQEAELQAVDSGLPQGVYPDLETRPKVKLSVLKQGISEEISNNVILVERFLWDGLWYCRGEDTEGHWEWSCESLESLAAPVAFTPVKTPVQEQWQRNGFGENVSLNPDLPHQPMTPQRQGPHMWGTSGKREKPDPNALQKTCVKEKPYKCQECGKAFSHSSALIEHHRTHTGERPYECHECGKGFRNSSALTKHQRIHTGEKPYKCTQCGRTFNQIAPLIQHQRTHTGEKPYECSECGKSFSFRSSFSQHERTHTGEKPYECSECGKAFRQSIHLTQHLRIHTGEKPYQCGECGKAFSHSSSLTKHQRIHTGEKPYECHECGKAFTQITPLIQHQRTHTGEKPYECSECGKAFSQSTLLTEHRRIHTGEKPYGCNECGKTFSHSSSLSQHERTHTGEKPYECSQCGKAFRQSTHLTQHQRIHTGEKPYECNDCGKAFSHSSSLTKHQRIHTGEKPYECNQCGRAFSQLAPLIQHQRIHTGEKPYECNQCGRAFSQSSLLIEHQRIHTKEKPYGCNECGKSFSHSSSLSQHERTHTGEKPYECHDCGKSFRQSTHLTQHRRIHTGEKPYACRDCGKAFTHSSSLTKHQRTHTG; translated from the exons ATGACCCCTGGGCTGCGCGTCTCCACAGACCCG GAGCAAGTGACCTTTGAGGACGTGGTAGTGGAATTCAGCCAGGAGGAGTGGGGGCAGCTGAAGCCTGCCCAGAGGACCCTGTACCGTGATGTAATGCTAGACACCTTCAGGCTTCTGGTCTCTGTGG CACATTGGTTACTGAAGCTGAATGTCATCTCCCTGCTGGAGCAAGAGGCAGAGCTGCAGGCGGTGGACTCTGGACTTCCCCAAGGCGTGTACCCAG ACTTGGAAACTAGACCCAAAGTCAAACTGTCGGTTCTAAAGCAAGGCATCTCTGAAGAAATATCCAACAATGTCATCTTGGTAGAAAGATTCCTGTGGGATGGTCTGTGGTACTGCAGGGGTGAGGACACTGAGGGCCACTGGGAATGGAGTTGTGAGAGCCTAGAGAGCCTGGCAGCACCGGTGGCCTTCACGCCTGTGAAGACGCCTGTTCAGGAGCAGTGGCAGAGGAATGGGTTTGGGGAAAATGTAAGTCTGAACCCTGATCTCCCACATCAACCAATGACTCCTCAAAGACAAGGCCCCCACATGTGGGGAACAAGTGGAAAAAGGGAGAAGCCAGACCCAAATGCTCTACAGAAAACCTGTGTGaaagagaaaccctacaaatgtcaGGAATGCGGAAAGGCCTTTAGTCACAGCTCAGCACTTATCGAACACCACCGGACGCACACAGGAGAGAGACCTTACGAATGTCACGAATGTGGAAAAGGCTTCCGGAACAGCTCGGCACTTACCAAACACCAGAGAATCCACACTGGGGAGAAACCCTATAAATGCACTCAGTGTGGGAGGACCTTCAACCAAATTGCCCCACTGATCCAGCACCAGAGAACTCACACAGGCGAGAAGCCCTATgagtgcagtgaatgtgggaaatcctTCAGCTTTAGGTCCTCCTTCAGCCAGCACGAGCGAACTCACACAGGCGAGAAGCCCTACGAGTGCAGTGAGTGCGGGAAAGCCTTCCGGCAAAGCATCCACCTCACCCAGCATCTGCGAATCCACACTGGGGAGAAACCCTATCAGTGTGGTGAGTGTGGCAAGGCCTTCAGCCACAGCTCGTCCTTGACCAAACACCAGCGAATCCACACAGGGGAGAAGCCCTACGAGTGCCATGAGTGTGGAAAAGCCTTcacccagatcacaccactgattCAGCACCAGAGGACCCACACAGGAGAAAAGCCCTATGAGTGCAGTGAGTGTGGGAAAGCTTTCAGTCAGAGCACACTCCTGACCGAGCATCGGAGGATTCACACGGGAGAGAAGCCCTATGGATGCAACGAGTGTGGGAAAACCTTCAGCCACAGCTCCTCACTCAGCCAGCATGAGCGGACACACACAGGAGAGAAGCCCTATGAGTGCAGTCAGTGTGGGAAGGCCTTCCGGCAGAGCACGCACCTCACCCAACACCAGCGAATACACACAGGGGAGAAGCCCTATGAATGCAATGACTGCGGCAAGGCGTTCAGCCACAGCTCGTCCCTCACCAAACATCAGCGAATCCACACTGGGGAGAAGCCCTACGAATGCAACCAGTGTGGCAGAGCCTTCAGCCAGCTTGCTCCCCTCATTCAGCATCAGAGGatccacacaggagagaaaccctatgaatgtaaccAGTGTGGCAGAGCCTTCAGCCAGAGCTCCCTTCTCATCGAACACCAGAGGATTCACACCAAGGAAAAGCCCTATGGGTGCAATGAGTGTGGGAAATCCTTCAGCCACAGCTCCTCGCTCAGCCAGCACGAAAGGACGCACACTGGGGAAAAGCCCTATGAGTGTCACGATTGCGGAAAGTCCTTTAGACAGAGCACCCACCTCACTCAGCACCGGAGGATCCACACAGGAGAGAAGCCATATGCATGCAGGGACTGTGGAAAGGCCTTTACACACAGCTCCTCCCTTACCAAGCACCAGAGAACTCACACTGGATAA
- the ZNF135 gene encoding zinc finger protein 135 isoform X1, with amino-acid sequence MELGARRRSVGCRCCGLCLAVRREQVTFEDVVVEFSQEEWGQLKPAQRTLYRDVMLDTFRLLVSVAHWLLKLNVISLLEQEAELQAVDSGLPQGVYPDLETRPKVKLSVLKQGISEEISNNVILVERFLWDGLWYCRGEDTEGHWEWSCESLESLAAPVAFTPVKTPVQEQWQRNGFGENVSLNPDLPHQPMTPQRQGPHMWGTSGKREKPDPNALQKTCVKEKPYKCQECGKAFSHSSALIEHHRTHTGERPYECHECGKGFRNSSALTKHQRIHTGEKPYKCTQCGRTFNQIAPLIQHQRTHTGEKPYECSECGKSFSFRSSFSQHERTHTGEKPYECSECGKAFRQSIHLTQHLRIHTGEKPYQCGECGKAFSHSSSLTKHQRIHTGEKPYECHECGKAFTQITPLIQHQRTHTGEKPYECSECGKAFSQSTLLTEHRRIHTGEKPYGCNECGKTFSHSSSLSQHERTHTGEKPYECSQCGKAFRQSTHLTQHQRIHTGEKPYECNDCGKAFSHSSSLTKHQRIHTGEKPYECNQCGRAFSQLAPLIQHQRIHTGEKPYECNQCGRAFSQSSLLIEHQRIHTKEKPYGCNECGKSFSHSSSLSQHERTHTGEKPYECHDCGKSFRQSTHLTQHRRIHTGEKPYACRDCGKAFTHSSSLTKHQRTHTG; translated from the exons GAGCAAGTGACCTTTGAGGACGTGGTAGTGGAATTCAGCCAGGAGGAGTGGGGGCAGCTGAAGCCTGCCCAGAGGACCCTGTACCGTGATGTAATGCTAGACACCTTCAGGCTTCTGGTCTCTGTGG CACATTGGTTACTGAAGCTGAATGTCATCTCCCTGCTGGAGCAAGAGGCAGAGCTGCAGGCGGTGGACTCTGGACTTCCCCAAGGCGTGTACCCAG ACTTGGAAACTAGACCCAAAGTCAAACTGTCGGTTCTAAAGCAAGGCATCTCTGAAGAAATATCCAACAATGTCATCTTGGTAGAAAGATTCCTGTGGGATGGTCTGTGGTACTGCAGGGGTGAGGACACTGAGGGCCACTGGGAATGGAGTTGTGAGAGCCTAGAGAGCCTGGCAGCACCGGTGGCCTTCACGCCTGTGAAGACGCCTGTTCAGGAGCAGTGGCAGAGGAATGGGTTTGGGGAAAATGTAAGTCTGAACCCTGATCTCCCACATCAACCAATGACTCCTCAAAGACAAGGCCCCCACATGTGGGGAACAAGTGGAAAAAGGGAGAAGCCAGACCCAAATGCTCTACAGAAAACCTGTGTGaaagagaaaccctacaaatgtcaGGAATGCGGAAAGGCCTTTAGTCACAGCTCAGCACTTATCGAACACCACCGGACGCACACAGGAGAGAGACCTTACGAATGTCACGAATGTGGAAAAGGCTTCCGGAACAGCTCGGCACTTACCAAACACCAGAGAATCCACACTGGGGAGAAACCCTATAAATGCACTCAGTGTGGGAGGACCTTCAACCAAATTGCCCCACTGATCCAGCACCAGAGAACTCACACAGGCGAGAAGCCCTATgagtgcagtgaatgtgggaaatcctTCAGCTTTAGGTCCTCCTTCAGCCAGCACGAGCGAACTCACACAGGCGAGAAGCCCTACGAGTGCAGTGAGTGCGGGAAAGCCTTCCGGCAAAGCATCCACCTCACCCAGCATCTGCGAATCCACACTGGGGAGAAACCCTATCAGTGTGGTGAGTGTGGCAAGGCCTTCAGCCACAGCTCGTCCTTGACCAAACACCAGCGAATCCACACAGGGGAGAAGCCCTACGAGTGCCATGAGTGTGGAAAAGCCTTcacccagatcacaccactgattCAGCACCAGAGGACCCACACAGGAGAAAAGCCCTATGAGTGCAGTGAGTGTGGGAAAGCTTTCAGTCAGAGCACACTCCTGACCGAGCATCGGAGGATTCACACGGGAGAGAAGCCCTATGGATGCAACGAGTGTGGGAAAACCTTCAGCCACAGCTCCTCACTCAGCCAGCATGAGCGGACACACACAGGAGAGAAGCCCTATGAGTGCAGTCAGTGTGGGAAGGCCTTCCGGCAGAGCACGCACCTCACCCAACACCAGCGAATACACACAGGGGAGAAGCCCTATGAATGCAATGACTGCGGCAAGGCGTTCAGCCACAGCTCGTCCCTCACCAAACATCAGCGAATCCACACTGGGGAGAAGCCCTACGAATGCAACCAGTGTGGCAGAGCCTTCAGCCAGCTTGCTCCCCTCATTCAGCATCAGAGGatccacacaggagagaaaccctatgaatgtaaccAGTGTGGCAGAGCCTTCAGCCAGAGCTCCCTTCTCATCGAACACCAGAGGATTCACACCAAGGAAAAGCCCTATGGGTGCAATGAGTGTGGGAAATCCTTCAGCCACAGCTCCTCGCTCAGCCAGCACGAAAGGACGCACACTGGGGAAAAGCCCTATGAGTGTCACGATTGCGGAAAGTCCTTTAGACAGAGCACCCACCTCACTCAGCACCGGAGGATCCACACAGGAGAGAAGCCATATGCATGCAGGGACTGTGGAAAGGCCTTTACACACAGCTCCTCCCTTACCAAGCACCAGAGAACTCACACTGGATAA